One Robbsia sp. KACC 23696 DNA segment encodes these proteins:
- a CDS encoding LysR substrate-binding domain-containing protein — translation MTQTPIDSRRLAISLRQLEIFRAIMVTGSVSEAARMLTIAQPSVSRVLQLTEERVGFLLFERVRGRLSPTPEAKRIFEEVESAYAGIQRVDDLIRALQEGRSGKVNIVCSPSLGVHIIPRAIARFKRIYPELPIHFEPLTHNNLIPRLLYGTNYLGISMFGVTHPNLEAEPLAEVPLMVVAPKGHFAGIEEVTLESIRHAPWIDYPYDTPMGMIVDKAFGGTPRPTPEIEVRSTISACQLAMQGIGVAIVDPFCIDDNLRAHLDVRPLAGKLTMRAEAVYARAEPLSHAARSFFSTVKAILAQDQPAVGAAR, via the coding sequence ATGACACAGACACCGATCGATTCGCGCCGCTTGGCGATCAGTCTTCGACAGTTGGAAATCTTCCGCGCGATCATGGTCACCGGCTCGGTCAGCGAGGCGGCACGGATGTTAACGATTGCGCAGCCATCCGTTAGCCGCGTGCTGCAATTGACGGAGGAGCGTGTCGGCTTTCTGCTGTTCGAGCGCGTACGGGGGCGCTTGTCGCCCACGCCGGAGGCCAAGCGCATCTTCGAGGAAGTCGAATCCGCCTATGCCGGGATCCAGCGCGTGGACGATCTGATCCGCGCCTTGCAAGAAGGGCGTAGCGGGAAAGTGAATATCGTCTGCAGCCCGAGCCTGGGCGTCCACATCATTCCGCGGGCCATCGCGCGCTTCAAACGCATCTATCCCGAACTGCCGATTCATTTCGAACCGCTGACGCACAACAATCTGATTCCGCGGCTCCTTTATGGGACGAACTATCTCGGCATCTCGATGTTCGGCGTTACGCATCCGAACCTCGAGGCCGAGCCGCTGGCCGAAGTACCGCTGATGGTCGTTGCGCCGAAGGGCCATTTCGCCGGCATCGAGGAAGTCACCCTGGAATCGATCCGGCATGCGCCGTGGATCGACTATCCCTACGACACGCCGATGGGCATGATCGTCGACAAGGCATTCGGCGGCACGCCGCGACCCACGCCCGAGATCGAAGTCCGCTCGACGATCAGCGCGTGCCAGTTAGCGATGCAAGGCATTGGTGTCGCCATCGTCGATCCGTTCTGCATCGATGACAACCTGCGTGCGCACCTCGATGTGCGGCCGCTGGCGGGCAAGCTCACGATGCGTGCCGAAGCAGTTTATGCCCGCGCCGAGCCGCTCTCGCACGCGGCACGCTCGTTCTTCTCGACGGTCAAGGCCATTCTGGCGCAGGACCAACCCGCGGTCGGCGCCGCGCGCTGA
- a CDS encoding ABC transporter substrate-binding protein: protein MKKILAALLSSVCLAGIAHSAQAAEAIKAGTYPSYPPLDMRDPASNTLTGFDIELGEALSKKMGRPFSWVETNYSELIAATKTGRVDIFFNGMFDTPEREQEIGFVDYLRSGSQFVTLASSPNKTAISMCGKRIGISRMTSAPAVLARWNTSDCAKQGLPAAIYVPAENSIDARMQMKQGRVDAVMMDSLTVPYVIAQDASLAMIGTPIEYTAMGIGVAKNEMALGKDVAVALQSLIDDGTVGKLMAKWNLPATSALNKVTINNQPVP from the coding sequence ATGAAAAAGATCCTCGCGGCACTCTTGTCCTCCGTCTGTCTTGCCGGCATCGCGCATTCCGCACAGGCTGCCGAGGCGATCAAGGCAGGAACGTATCCGAGCTATCCGCCGCTGGACATGCGCGACCCGGCAAGCAATACCTTGACCGGCTTCGATATCGAATTGGGCGAGGCGCTGTCGAAGAAGATGGGGCGGCCGTTCTCCTGGGTCGAAACCAACTATTCCGAGCTGATCGCGGCGACCAAGACCGGGCGCGTCGATATCTTCTTTAACGGCATGTTCGATACGCCCGAGCGCGAACAGGAAATCGGTTTCGTCGATTATTTGCGCTCCGGTTCCCAGTTCGTCACCTTAGCGTCGAGCCCGAACAAGACGGCGATCTCGATGTGCGGCAAGCGCATCGGCATCAGCCGGATGACGAGCGCACCGGCCGTGCTGGCACGGTGGAATACATCCGATTGCGCAAAGCAGGGCTTGCCTGCTGCCATTTACGTGCCGGCGGAAAACAGCATCGATGCACGGATGCAGATGAAACAGGGGCGTGTCGATGCGGTCATGATGGATAGCCTGACCGTGCCGTATGTCATCGCGCAGGATGCATCGCTGGCGATGATCGGGACACCGATCGAATATACGGCGATGGGCATCGGCGTGGCGAAAAACGAAATGGCGCTGGGCAAGGACGTCGCCGTGGCGCTGCAATCGTTGATCGATGACGGTACGGTCGGCAAGCTGATGGCCAAATGGAATTTGCCGGCGACCAGTGCGCTGAACAAAGTGACGATCAACAATCAGCCTGTACCATAA